The following proteins are co-located in the Calditerrivibrio sp. genome:
- a CDS encoding deoxyguanosinetriphosphate triphosphohydrolase yields the protein MISKELEELEHKILHPKASKSSLTRGRKQPEDKCPIRTEYQRDRDRIIHSKSFRRLKHKTQVFLAPTGDHYRTRLTHTLEVSQIARTIAKALRLNEDLTEAISLGHDIGHTPFGHAGEKVLSDILEKPFRHYEHSVKVITKLEKEGQGLNLTEEVIEGILKHSKGKGEIFDKSKLSTTLEGQIVRLADIIAYINHDLDDALRSGLITERDVPRRVYENLGETHSKRISKLVIDVIHSTIKNNYNFISISNESLEEINFARSFLFEKVYETKKIQIEFDKACNVLYNLYKHFYSHLEMVPKEYLLINEDKKTAVCDYLAGMTDRFAMEVFTDIYLPKRHW from the coding sequence ATGATCAGCAAAGAACTTGAAGAGTTAGAGCATAAAATCCTACATCCCAAAGCTTCCAAATCCTCTTTGACAAGAGGTAGAAAACAACCCGAAGATAAATGCCCCATAAGAACCGAATATCAACGGGATAGGGACAGGATCATACATTCCAAATCATTCAGAAGATTAAAACACAAAACACAGGTTTTTTTAGCACCTACTGGTGATCACTATAGAACAAGACTCACCCACACCCTGGAAGTATCCCAGATCGCGAGAACAATAGCAAAAGCCCTAAGGCTAAATGAAGACCTCACAGAAGCAATCTCACTGGGACATGATATAGGTCACACACCATTTGGTCATGCTGGCGAAAAAGTACTAAGCGATATTTTAGAAAAGCCCTTCAGACATTATGAACATTCCGTAAAAGTAATCACAAAACTTGAGAAAGAAGGACAAGGTTTAAATTTAACCGAAGAAGTCATTGAAGGTATCTTAAAACACTCTAAAGGTAAAGGGGAAATTTTTGACAAATCTAAACTTTCAACCACATTAGAAGGTCAGATCGTTAGACTTGCAGATATAATTGCTTACATAAACCACGATCTGGATGATGCTTTAAGAAGCGGTTTAATAACCGAAAGGGATGTTCCCAGAAGGGTTTATGAAAATCTGGGGGAAACTCATTCAAAAAGAATTAGTAAGTTAGTCATAGATGTCATCCATTCCACAATAAAAAACAACTACAACTTTATCTCGATAAGCAATGAATCTCTGGAAGAAATAAACTTTGCAAGATCTTTTCTCTTTGAAAAAGTTTATGAAACTAAAAAAATACAAATAGAGTTTGACAAAGCTTGTAACGTATTATATAATTTATATAAGCATTTTTATTCTCATTTGGAGATGGTACCTAAGGAATATTTGTTGATAAATGAAGATAAAAAAACTGCAGTATGTGACTATCTTGCAGGAATGACAGATAGGTTTGCTATGGAAGTATTTACTGATATTTATCTACCTAAAAGACATTGGTAG
- the purM gene encoding phosphoribosylformylglycinamidine cyclo-ligase, giving the protein MTKNRLSYFDAGVNIDEGNLFVEKIKSLVAKTLNNNVPENIGGFAGFYNISFAKDMKEPMLVSSTDGVGTKLKIAFMAEKYDTIGIDLVAMCVNDIIVTGARPLFFLDYIATGKLSSDKMVSVIKGITDGCLEASISLLGGETAEMPSMYAEEEFDLAGFCVGIVDKQHIVNGKNIKHGDVIIGLSSSGLHSNGFSLARKLFFDYLKKDINEPLFETQTVGEVLLTPTKIYVKNILSLLEKFEIKGMVHITGGGFYDNLPRVITNGLGADIYPDKFPNLMIYDYITSLNVIESKELFRVFNMGIGYIIITDPNNAKSMINHLKNLGEDAYLIGEVNSNNKIRIKGVDF; this is encoded by the coding sequence ATGACTAAAAATAGATTGAGTTACTTTGATGCCGGTGTAAACATCGATGAGGGCAATTTATTTGTTGAAAAAATAAAATCATTAGTAGCCAAAACATTAAATAACAATGTTCCAGAAAATATAGGTGGTTTTGCTGGTTTCTATAACATCTCTTTTGCAAAAGATATGAAAGAACCGATGCTCGTATCATCGACGGATGGTGTTGGAACAAAACTTAAAATAGCTTTTATGGCAGAAAAATATGATACCATAGGTATAGATTTGGTAGCCATGTGTGTCAATGACATTATAGTAACAGGTGCAAGACCACTTTTCTTTTTGGATTATATAGCTACAGGCAAACTAAGTTCCGACAAAATGGTATCCGTCATTAAAGGGATAACAGATGGCTGTTTAGAAGCTTCTATATCCCTTTTAGGTGGAGAGACAGCAGAAATGCCCAGCATGTACGCTGAAGAGGAGTTTGATTTAGCCGGATTTTGTGTAGGAATAGTAGACAAACAGCATATTGTAAATGGTAAAAATATTAAGCATGGTGATGTTATCATTGGACTAAGCTCCTCCGGTCTTCATAGTAACGGTTTTTCACTAGCAAGAAAGCTTTTCTTCGATTACCTAAAAAAAGATATCAATGAACCTTTATTTGAAACACAAACGGTAGGTGAAGTTTTACTAACACCTACAAAGATATACGTAAAAAATATCTTAAGTTTACTAGAAAAGTTTGAAATAAAAGGGATGGTTCACATCACAGGTGGTGGTTTTTATGATAACCTACCAAGGGTCATCACCAACGGTTTAGGTGCAGACATCTACCCTGATAAATTCCCAAACCTGATGATATATGACTATATTACATCTCTAAACGTAATAGAAAGTAAAGAACTCTTTAGGGTATTCAATATGGGGATTGGATACATAATCATAACAGATCCAAACAATGCAAAATCAATGATAAATCATTTAAAAAATCTTGGGGAAGATGCCTATTTAATAGGTGAAGTTAATAGTAATAATAAGATCAGGATAAAAGGGGTCGATTTTTGA
- a CDS encoding chemotaxis protein CheW, protein MIKEILIKKSKGEPIFQPKKPFMKFLRFRVGNEFFLVDLPLVVEVCEPKEFYPVPGGSIFLLGLMSLRNIIITVYDIRMIFGIKTVWKSQKSSVIVLSFKDETLGLYVDEVIDIISVFDEGDIIENKDSICTYSIYYEDVKCNIIDLENIINSYKE, encoded by the coding sequence GTGATAAAAGAGATTCTCATAAAGAAATCAAAAGGTGAACCCATTTTCCAACCAAAGAAACCTTTTATGAAATTCCTTAGGTTTCGCGTAGGGAATGAATTCTTCCTTGTGGATCTACCTTTGGTAGTTGAAGTCTGTGAACCAAAAGAATTTTACCCTGTACCAGGTGGTAGTATTTTTCTATTGGGTCTTATGAGCCTTAGGAATATTATTATCACAGTATATGACATAAGAATGATATTTGGTATAAAAACGGTTTGGAAATCCCAAAAGTCTTCTGTGATTGTATTATCTTTTAAAGATGAAACTTTGGGGTTATACGTTGATGAGGTAATTGATATTATCTCTGTCTTTGATGAAGGAGATATCATAGAAAATAAAGATTCAATATGCACTTACAGCATTTATTATGAGGATGTCAAATGTAATATAATTGATTTGGAAAATATTATAAATTCTTATAAGGAGTAG
- a CDS encoding chemotaxis protein CheW, with translation MEKLFFKCDDYIFCFDVLDVLLVEDYQKIKNQLEDIKIIDFKTLYQKNAHSGQNHIIFLGKNEKIIGLLVDKVLTVEKIKEISPYNNEKFMIEYVKGVCSLKDNKCYLLDANKILEGAYEK, from the coding sequence TTGGAAAAGCTCTTCTTTAAATGTGATGACTATATTTTTTGCTTTGATGTATTAGATGTGCTATTAGTTGAGGACTATCAAAAAATAAAAAATCAGCTGGAAGATATAAAAATCATCGACTTCAAAACCCTTTACCAAAAAAATGCTCACTCTGGCCAAAACCACATTATTTTTTTAGGAAAAAATGAAAAGATCATAGGCCTTTTAGTTGATAAAGTATTAACTGTTGAAAAAATCAAAGAAATTTCCCCTTACAATAACGAAAAATTTATGATAGAATATGTTAAAGGAGTTTGTTCACTAAAGGATAATAAATGTTACTTACTCGACGCAAATAAAATCTTAGAGGGTGCCTATGAAAAATAG
- a CDS encoding response regulator: MKNRIMLVDDSITIHRVIDLSLETDKFDVEKAFAYEDAIQKMKSFNPEVVLLDNKLEGIDVKEFIKEIKDVYKAKVILLVGAFDNFDERKVLEYGSDDFLIKPFNSQSLEDKLSMILPKELDTDIVVPLPEEKDAAVEELMSQINEDIDFNEINDEIPPRQFFEETELSIDLEEKPEDISKIEEIQIEEKKEDEAVALEGIDTIFSDLEEIDTDKLQVDDNKEELITLNELEKEFDEIKTDKLDIFEDLISQDKPDYELKEEPVELPSLDETDELKTEALKEDIKPSTIESIEKETSIPNVSSFADQQVLTKNETVVPTIDETVIKKIISEVIDETFLKSVLKEALSKQLEKAIWEIVPELAEKLILAEIEKIKSMDK, encoded by the coding sequence ATGAAAAATAGGATAATGTTGGTGGATGATAGTATAACTATTCACAGGGTAATCGATCTCTCCCTGGAAACAGATAAGTTTGACGTGGAAAAAGCATTCGCGTATGAAGATGCAATACAAAAAATGAAATCTTTCAACCCAGAAGTAGTCCTACTTGACAACAAACTTGAGGGGATAGATGTTAAAGAGTTTATCAAAGAGATAAAAGATGTATATAAAGCAAAAGTTATTTTGCTTGTAGGAGCTTTCGATAACTTTGATGAAAGAAAAGTGTTGGAATATGGTAGTGACGACTTTTTAATAAAACCATTCAATTCCCAATCATTAGAAGATAAACTTTCAATGATATTGCCAAAAGAGCTTGATACCGACATTGTTGTACCATTACCTGAGGAAAAAGATGCGGCTGTGGAAGAATTAATGTCACAAATTAATGAAGATATAGATTTTAATGAAATAAATGATGAAATTCCACCGAGACAGTTTTTTGAAGAAACAGAGCTTTCAATAGATCTTGAAGAAAAGCCTGAGGATATATCTAAGATAGAAGAAATACAAATTGAAGAGAAAAAAGAAGATGAAGCTGTAGCACTTGAAGGAATAGATACTATATTCTCCGATTTAGAAGAGATAGACACAGATAAGCTCCAAGTTGATGACAATAAAGAAGAGCTTATAACTCTAAATGAATTAGAAAAAGAGTTTGATGAAATAAAAACAGACAAGCTTGATATTTTTGAAGATCTTATCTCTCAGGATAAGCCCGATTATGAACTAAAAGAAGAACCTGTTGAACTACCATCGTTAGATGAAACTGATGAACTTAAAACCGAAGCTTTAAAAGAAGATATAAAACCTTCTACAATAGAATCCATCGAAAAAGAGACCTCTATACCTAACGTTTCTTCCTTTGCTGATCAACAAGTGCTTACTAAAAATGAAACTGTTGTTCCGACGATAGATGAAACGGTAATCAAGAAAATTATATCTGAAGTTATAGATGAAACTTTTCTAAAATCAGTTCTCAAAGAGGCTTTGTCAAAACAACTTGAAAAGGCTATTTGGGAAATTGTCCCAGAATTAGCAGAAAAGCTCATATTAGCAGAAATCGAAAAAATAAAGTCCATGGATAAATAG
- a CDS encoding response regulator yields the protein MAKIDKQSLIEFFKIESEEHLEIILNGLQTLSIDTENWSIIDEIFRSAHTLKGSAAMVGFKNISAIAHHLENLFDFMRIGSKRLNKTLISRVIILVEDFNSAVKNTNDDLTEDDVTSFSERINAILSDAESHEPKESSEDKTTPILVTPTDRKEILQKADDVFDKISKIEKSEQFIHLKINQIDNMVNILGEIVTNKNRENAKIKEIIEKFEELNYSTQRLNSIVSNIEQNFSYTNIYEQQISKDTTPQDSTLTDDFSLGELDRYDMFNVYSRQLSEIVNDINLSYKAIQNIFETFKDDILSINRLIDKLRKDITSARMIPVDKLFNTAIMAAKTAAMSENKEISIMFSGEKLSIDQSVFDALKESFIHLVRNAISHGIEKPEKRILSGKPEKGVLILKAQRYENSLVFDIEDDGSGIDIDKVRKIAIEKGLVSQYEAENMRADKVIEFLFLPGFTTKETVSDLSGRGVGLDVVKDSIEKLGGYVKLSSESGKGTKITITLPLREVIGEYLYIKENGQLFAIPLLYINAITAINLNNLKEKMNVYQYNIRGENIDIYDLGYLIKQTNTPSFVESASGIILHYRGKKFLITVDEILYKVMTVTKPLPHSIRHIKYFSAATITASGEIALILDPSHLITGLSQHKISVVKEKTKTDKKEKAYTPNSVLVVDDSLSIRKYLSKILSSIKCYYEEATDGISAINKLRERKFDLIITDLEMPLMNGYELINNIRNEMLDRSTPIFVVTSRATDKHKNKALELGANDFIMKPFDEDEIVAKIKETIVGKALL from the coding sequence ATGGCAAAAATAGATAAACAAAGCCTTATAGAGTTTTTCAAAATAGAGTCTGAAGAACATTTAGAGATAATATTAAATGGCCTTCAGACTCTATCTATCGATACTGAAAACTGGTCAATAATAGATGAGATATTTAGAAGTGCCCATACGCTCAAAGGCTCTGCCGCAATGGTAGGCTTTAAAAACATTTCCGCCATTGCTCATCATTTAGAAAATCTCTTTGACTTTATGAGAATAGGTTCTAAAAGGTTAAACAAAACCTTAATTTCAAGGGTTATCATCCTTGTGGAAGACTTCAACAGTGCTGTAAAAAATACAAATGATGATCTAACTGAAGATGATGTTACTTCCTTTTCTGAGAGGATTAATGCAATCCTCTCAGATGCTGAAAGCCATGAACCTAAGGAAAGTTCTGAAGATAAAACAACGCCAATATTAGTCACCCCTACCGATAGAAAAGAGATCCTTCAAAAAGCTGATGATGTTTTTGACAAAATATCAAAAATAGAAAAGTCAGAACAATTTATTCATCTCAAAATAAACCAGATAGACAACATGGTCAATATATTAGGGGAAATAGTCACCAATAAAAATAGAGAGAATGCTAAAATAAAGGAAATTATTGAAAAGTTTGAGGAACTAAACTACTCCACACAGAGACTGAACAGCATAGTAAGCAATATAGAACAGAATTTTAGTTATACAAACATCTACGAACAACAGATAAGTAAAGACACCACACCACAGGATTCAACTCTCACTGATGATTTTTCTTTAGGTGAACTAGATAGATATGATATGTTTAATGTGTACTCAAGACAATTATCAGAGATAGTTAACGATATCAACTTATCATATAAAGCTATTCAAAACATTTTTGAAACCTTCAAGGATGATATCTTAAGTATCAATAGGCTAATAGATAAACTTAGAAAAGACATCACATCAGCAAGGATGATACCTGTTGATAAACTCTTCAACACTGCCATCATGGCCGCTAAAACCGCCGCTATGAGTGAAAACAAAGAGATATCCATTATGTTTTCCGGCGAAAAACTATCCATAGATCAATCTGTTTTTGATGCTTTAAAAGAATCTTTTATTCACTTGGTAAGAAATGCAATATCCCACGGTATAGAAAAACCTGAGAAAAGGATCCTCTCAGGAAAACCTGAAAAAGGTGTTCTAATCCTCAAAGCACAGCGTTATGAGAATTCATTGGTATTTGACATAGAGGATGATGGATCTGGTATAGACATAGATAAAGTAAGAAAAATAGCCATTGAAAAGGGGCTTGTTTCTCAATATGAAGCAGAAAATATGAGAGCTGATAAAGTTATAGAATTCCTATTTTTACCTGGTTTCACCACAAAAGAAACTGTTTCAGATTTATCAGGCCGGGGTGTTGGTCTTGATGTAGTTAAAGATAGTATTGAGAAACTTGGTGGATATGTAAAATTAAGCTCTGAAAGTGGTAAAGGAACAAAAATAACAATTACATTGCCCCTTAGAGAGGTAATTGGGGAATATCTGTACATTAAGGAAAATGGCCAGCTTTTTGCAATCCCTCTGTTATATATAAATGCAATAACAGCAATTAATTTAAACAATCTAAAAGAAAAAATGAATGTTTATCAGTACAACATCAGAGGCGAAAATATAGATATCTATGACTTAGGTTATTTGATCAAACAAACCAATACCCCTTCTTTTGTGGAGTCAGCTTCCGGTATAATTCTTCATTATAGGGGTAAAAAATTTCTCATTACCGTTGATGAAATATTGTACAAAGTTATGACAGTTACAAAACCGTTACCCCATTCCATTAGGCATATAAAGTACTTCTCAGCAGCTACTATAACAGCCAGTGGTGAAATAGCATTGATACTTGATCCTTCACACCTCATAACTGGGCTTTCTCAACATAAGATATCTGTGGTAAAAGAAAAAACAAAAACTGACAAAAAAGAAAAAGCCTACACACCTAATAGTGTATTGGTTGTGGATGACTCATTGAGTATAAGAAAATATCTAAGTAAAATTCTCTCTAGTATAAAATGTTATTACGAAGAGGCTACAGACGGCATTTCAGCAATTAACAAGCTAAGGGAGCGAAAATTTGATCTTATAATTACAGACCTTGAAATGCCTTTAATGAACGGTTATGAGCTTATAAACAATATTAGAAACGAAATGTTAGACCGTAGTACACCTATTTTTGTGGTCACATCAAGAGCCACAGATAAGCATAAAAATAAAGCCCTTGAGTTAGGTGCAAACGATTTTATAATGAAACCTTTTGATGAAGATGAAATAGTTGCAAAAATCAAGGAGACTATCGTTGGAAAAGCTCTTCTTTAA
- the purN gene encoding phosphoribosylglycinamide formyltransferase, with amino-acid sequence MKKLAILLSGRGSNFIKIYENIKLGNIKNAEIAIVISNKPDAPGLIFARENGLKAVYLNPQDYKDREAYDTAIIDILKKENIDLVCLAGYMRIITKKFVDSFPNRIINIHPSLLPAFPGLNAQKQALEYGVKFTGCTVHFVDEQVDHGAIILQDVVEVLDEDTVESLSARILEKEHIIYSKAINLIVNDKISINGRKVIINN; translated from the coding sequence TTGAAAAAATTAGCAATTTTGCTCAGTGGACGCGGTAGCAACTTTATAAAAATATATGAAAATATCAAATTAGGTAATATCAAAAACGCCGAGATTGCCATTGTAATAAGCAATAAACCAGATGCCCCAGGTTTAATCTTTGCAAGGGAGAATGGTTTAAAAGCAGTGTACTTAAATCCACAAGATTACAAAGACAGAGAAGCCTACGATACAGCAATCATCGATATACTCAAAAAAGAGAATATAGACCTTGTATGTCTTGCCGGCTATATGAGAATTATAACTAAAAAGTTCGTTGATAGCTTTCCAAATAGAATAATAAATATACATCCGTCCCTACTACCAGCTTTTCCAGGTTTAAATGCCCAAAAACAAGCTTTAGAATATGGTGTTAAGTTTACCGGTTGTACCGTTCACTTTGTTGATGAACAAGTGGATCATGGAGCTATCATTTTACAAGATGTTGTCGAAGTTCTCGATGAAGATACAGTAGAGTCTTTATCAGCGAGAATATTAGAAAAAGAACACATTATCTACTCAAAGGCAATAAATCTCATCGTAAA
- a CDS encoding methyl-accepting chemotaxis protein — protein MDKFFSRKTVLSKFIIFSIVVIFISAFASGYIIYFFSKNKQIFNIYDDLTTRLLTFKDSIIKTKDAPIKDKLLMMSTNPVFALDLSTGKNTESERLIRKRLEQIQEVDAIGIVDKNYKFISLASKLKHKIPDLQEIFIDIDTLKPGKVYVEPYLTKDFPYFIYYTPIVQNDKILGIFAFFVNGHNHLSVINNVFTRHKFHEPHSKCMPCHKNENLEAKGFPVLFDKDGVLLVSPIYGDESIIGEKKELKEVYDQVKVKMKNIDIYEGEIVYKNNVYLGSFSRFQIDRLEMIVGMIKNKQYVLSVIEKGRLYSTSITILIVMIILLIGILYIKRMLTPVQELAVVMDKVREGDYSIRTSVKSEDEFGQLGKGFNEMLDKITQYIQTQEDIDRMQKQVISLLDVVSKAADGDLTVEAEVTADELGSVADAFNMMTENMRILINDIKKAGSSIVEATEQLLLSAEQTSKGASIQIEELKEADAKIEKFKELSIKLNEMAQKTVEIIREASINASKSLELLDTTVDTMFNVKRYSQMASKKVKSLGEKSLAIGDITGVISDISNQTNMLALNAAIEAARAGEYGHGFSVVADEIRKLAERSNKATKEIADLIKSIQNETAETVKLVEESTVNIEASSSIIEQTGESIKNINSVLISSSEAVTEMAKGVELQNKEAKSVAITIKEVREISEKTVEDVKNTNKIVATLSQLSEMFKEAVDKFKVEK, from the coding sequence ATGGATAAGTTTTTCTCAAGAAAGACCGTTTTAAGCAAATTTATTATCTTTTCAATAGTTGTTATTTTTATATCAGCCTTTGCATCAGGTTATATAATATATTTCTTTTCAAAAAATAAACAGATTTTCAATATATATGATGATCTAACCACAAGGCTTTTAACTTTCAAAGATTCTATTATCAAAACCAAAGACGCCCCAATAAAAGATAAACTACTAATGATGTCCACAAACCCTGTTTTTGCCCTTGATTTATCTACAGGCAAAAATACTGAAAGTGAACGTTTGATCAGAAAAAGGCTTGAACAGATTCAGGAAGTAGATGCAATAGGTATTGTGGATAAGAACTATAAGTTTATCTCCCTTGCATCAAAACTAAAACATAAAATACCCGATCTACAAGAGATCTTCATCGATATAGACACTTTGAAACCTGGAAAAGTATATGTAGAACCTTATCTAACCAAAGATTTCCCCTATTTTATATATTATACACCTATAGTACAAAACGATAAAATCTTAGGTATCTTTGCTTTTTTTGTCAACGGACACAACCACTTATCTGTAATAAACAATGTGTTTACCAGACATAAGTTCCATGAACCTCATAGCAAATGTATGCCCTGCCATAAAAATGAAAATTTAGAGGCAAAAGGATTTCCGGTCCTATTTGATAAAGATGGTGTTCTACTTGTTTCACCTATATACGGTGATGAATCGATTATAGGTGAAAAGAAAGAGCTTAAAGAGGTCTACGATCAAGTTAAAGTAAAAATGAAAAATATCGATATATACGAAGGTGAAATAGTATATAAGAATAACGTATACCTGGGTTCATTCAGTAGATTTCAGATAGACAGGCTCGAAATGATTGTGGGTATGATTAAAAATAAACAATATGTCCTTTCTGTTATAGAAAAAGGTAGGTTGTATTCAACATCAATTACCATCCTAATCGTCATGATAATCCTTTTGATTGGGATTTTGTATATAAAAAGAATGCTGACACCTGTACAAGAACTGGCAGTTGTCATGGATAAAGTTAGAGAAGGTGATTATAGCATCCGTACATCAGTAAAATCTGAAGATGAATTTGGTCAGCTGGGCAAAGGATTTAATGAAATGCTTGATAAGATTACCCAATACATTCAAACCCAAGAAGATATCGATAGAATGCAAAAACAGGTCATAAGTCTACTTGATGTTGTTTCCAAAGCAGCAGACGGTGACTTAACAGTAGAAGCAGAAGTAACAGCAGACGAACTCGGATCTGTAGCAGATGCCTTTAACATGATGACAGAAAACATGAGGATACTTATAAACGACATCAAAAAAGCCGGTAGCTCAATTGTAGAAGCTACAGAACAATTACTTTTATCAGCAGAACAGACCAGTAAGGGTGCAAGTATCCAGATAGAAGAACTCAAAGAAGCAGATGCTAAAATAGAGAAGTTTAAAGAACTCAGTATAAAACTCAACGAAATGGCTCAGAAAACCGTTGAAATAATAAGAGAGGCTTCTATAAACGCTTCAAAATCCTTAGAACTACTCGATACCACTGTGGATACAATGTTTAACGTAAAACGCTACTCCCAAATGGCGAGTAAAAAAGTTAAGTCTTTGGGTGAAAAATCGTTAGCAATAGGTGATATAACAGGTGTTATCTCAGATATTTCTAATCAAACTAACATGCTTGCTTTAAACGCAGCAATAGAAGCCGCTAGGGCAGGAGAATATGGGCATGGTTTTTCAGTGGTAGCTGATGAGATTAGAAAGCTTGCTGAAAGGAGTAACAAAGCAACAAAAGAGATTGCAGACTTGATTAAATCTATCCAGAATGAAACGGCAGAAACTGTAAAACTGGTTGAAGAAAGCACGGTTAATATAGAAGCGAGTTCCAGCATCATTGAACAAACAGGAGAATCCATTAAAAACATTAATTCCGTGCTTATTTCATCCTCAGAGGCTGTAACTGAGATGGCAAAAGGTGTAGAACTTCAGAATAAAGAAGCAAAATCCGTCGCTATAACCATAAAAGAGGTTAGAGAGATATCTGAAAAGACAGTTGAAGACGTTAAGAATACTAACAAGATAGTAGCCACACTTTCTCAGCTTTCAGAAATGTTTAAAGAAGCTGTAGACAAATTTAAAGTGGAAAAATAA
- a CDS encoding response regulator, which produces MYKILAIDDSPTMHRLFKMIFSEGEFELRLATTGSEGLELAKEFNPDIILLDFVMPKMNGFQFCKILREELGIDNIPILLITSKAEDVGSKFTERFCKVDYIAKPFQPEELLDKIYKTIKSIKDETDELFKEIVPELTEENSAPQKKLLPESSNTIETIVNKIEKNIIPFVRDYIEKYLRLETAYMISDQKGSNISLEKLKDIIGDGTGEIVVFNTTDIYTFYFDNGVILYGWHGDDRINNLFELFQDVFNVCLLEVKSYQELYKQVKEMGFSEDLIKRTFISYIIELLYNALNLEEGHYYVNRINIDENFSNKPWIHTDNLNKLYKKFLEEQIDVNKLLFDDNIILLYTNKDKTLLTDFEKRLLTLCNGENTVGKILSFFGNNKRFVKNLLAALLMTNYIKINI; this is translated from the coding sequence ATGTACAAAATTCTTGCTATTGATGATAGCCCAACAATGCACAGACTCTTTAAAATGATCTTTTCAGAAGGGGAGTTTGAACTCAGATTAGCCACCACAGGTTCGGAAGGATTAGAGCTTGCAAAAGAATTCAACCCTGATATAATTCTTTTAGACTTCGTTATGCCAAAAATGAATGGATTCCAATTTTGCAAAATCCTCAGAGAAGAACTGGGGATAGATAACATCCCTATCCTTCTGATAACAAGTAAAGCTGAAGATGTTGGTTCAAAATTTACTGAGAGATTCTGCAAAGTGGATTACATAGCCAAACCCTTTCAACCAGAAGAGCTTCTTGATAAAATCTATAAAACAATTAAATCAATAAAAGATGAAACTGACGAACTTTTCAAAGAAATCGTCCCTGAACTTACTGAAGAAAATTCAGCCCCTCAGAAAAAACTATTGCCAGAATCATCCAACACAATAGAAACTATTGTTAACAAGATTGAGAAAAACATTATCCCATTCGTAAGGGATTATATAGAAAAATATCTTAGATTAGAAACCGCATATATGATTAGTGATCAAAAAGGTAGTAACATATCCTTAGAAAAGTTAAAGGATATAATAGGGGATGGTACCGGTGAAATAGTTGTGTTTAACACAACAGACATATATACCTTTTACTTTGATAATGGAGTTATTTTATACGGGTGGCATGGAGATGATAGAATAAACAATCTCTTTGAACTTTTTCAAGATGTCTTTAATGTTTGCCTGTTAGAGGTCAAAAGTTATCAAGAATTATATAAGCAAGTCAAGGAAATGGGTTTCTCTGAAGATCTAATAAAAAGAACTTTTATCAGTTATATTATTGAATTGCTATATAATGCGCTGAATTTAGAAGAGGGACACTATTACGTAAACCGTATCAATATAGATGAGAACTTTTCAAATAAACCTTGGATACATACCGATAACCTAAACAAACTATATAAGAAATTCTTAGAAGAACAGATCGATGTTAACAAATTACTCTTTGATGACAACATCATCCTACTTTATACTAACAAGGACAAAACACTACTTACCGATTTTGAAAAAAGACTATTGACTTTGTGTAACGGAGAAAATACAGTGGGCAAAATATTAAGTTTTTTTGGTAACAACAAAAGATTTGTTAAAAATCTCTTAGCTGCACTTTTAATGACAAATTACATAAAAATAAACATTTAG
- a CDS encoding response regulator, giving the protein MAKILIADDSITEREFIRKILINEGYEVVTVENGDKAMEKLKAEKFDCILLDVVMPGKNGFQICRDIKKDDFLKDTPVILITSKGQDSDKFWGMKQGADEYLVKPVTEEQILEIIKRFVK; this is encoded by the coding sequence ATGGCTAAAATCCTAATTGCTGATGATAGTATTACAGAAAGAGAATTTATTAGAAAAATACTGATAAACGAAGGGTACGAAGTCGTAACCGTAGAAAATGGCGATAAGGCTATGGAAAAATTAAAAGCAGAAAAATTTGATTGTATACTTTTAGATGTGGTAATGCCCGGTAAAAACGGTTTTCAAATATGTAGGGATATCAAAAAAGATGACTTTCTGAAGGACACACCTGTAATTCTTATAACCTCAAAGGGGCAAGATAGCGATAAGTTTTGGGGGATGAAACAAGGGGCTGATGAGTATCTGGTCAAACCGGTTACAGAAGAGCAGATTTTAGAAATAATAAAAAGGTTTGTTAAGTGA